The following proteins are co-located in the Mus caroli chromosome 7, CAROLI_EIJ_v1.1, whole genome shotgun sequence genome:
- the LOC115031489 gene encoding paraneoplastic antigen-like protein 8C isoform X2 translates to MVFGVQDIALLEHGCKALEVDSYKSLMILGIPEDCSHQEFEDIIRVPLKPLGKFEVAGKAFLEEDRSKAAIIRLAEDLNYDVVPREIKGKGGVWRVVYMPKWQDIEFLTKLNLFLRREGRTVEDVARILRQELCPTTLGLGELPPRKGCLSPQGENEDKGAITKGNGVPPLEDPEKEDKPEEGKKGKKKNKKNRRRQQASDKKL, encoded by the coding sequence ATGGTATTTGGAGTGCAGGACATTGCATTGTTAGAACATGGTTGCAAGGCCTTGGAGGTAGACAGTTATAAGTCCTTGATGATCTTGGGGATCCCAGAGGACTGTAGCCACCAAGAATTTGAAGACATCATACGGGTTCCCCTCAAACCATTGGGCAAGTTTGAAGTGGCTGGGAAGGCCTTTCTGGAGGAAGACAGATCCAAGGCAGCTATCATTAGGTTGGCAGAAGACCTCAATTACGATGTGGTCCCCAGGGAGATCAAAGGCAAGGGCGGTGTGTGGAGAGTGGTCTACATGCCCAAATGGCAGGACATTGAATTCCTCACCAAACTCAATTTGTTCCTGCGGAGAGAGGGCAGGACGGTAGAGGATGTGGCCCGCATCCTCAGGCAGGAGCTGTGTCCCACCACGCTAGGTCTTGGAGAGCTACCTCCCAGGAAGGGCTGCTTGTCTCCACAAGGGGAGAATGAAGACAAGGGGGCCATCACCAAGGGGAATGGGGTGCCCCCTCTGGAGGACCCAGAGAAGGAGGACAAgcctgaagaaggaaagaagggcaagaagaaaaacaagaaaaatcgaCGCCGACAGCAGGCTTCTGATAAGAAGCTGTGA
- the LOC115031489 gene encoding paraneoplastic antigen-like protein 8C isoform X1: MVFGVQDIALLEHGCKALEVDSYKSLMILGIPEDCSHQEFEDIIRVPLKPLGKFEVAGKAFLEEDRSKAAIIRLAEDLNYDVVPREIKGKGGVWRVVYMPKWQDIEFLTKLNLFLRREGRTVEDVARILRQELCPTTLGLGELPPRKGCLSPQGENEDKGAITKGNGVPPLEDPEKEDKPEEGKKGKKKNKKNRRRQQASDKKLMALGSWNKKGGKIQQKFLTVTFTMIAVLLRYI; the protein is encoded by the exons ATGGTATTTGGAGTGCAGGACATTGCATTGTTAGAACATGGTTGCAAGGCCTTGGAGGTAGACAGTTATAAGTCCTTGATGATCTTGGGGATCCCAGAGGACTGTAGCCACCAAGAATTTGAAGACATCATACGGGTTCCCCTCAAACCATTGGGCAAGTTTGAAGTGGCTGGGAAGGCCTTTCTGGAGGAAGACAGATCCAAGGCAGCTATCATTAGGTTGGCAGAAGACCTCAATTACGATGTGGTCCCCAGGGAGATCAAAGGCAAGGGCGGTGTGTGGAGAGTGGTCTACATGCCCAAATGGCAGGACATTGAATTCCTCACCAAACTCAATTTGTTCCTGCGGAGAGAGGGCAGGACGGTAGAGGATGTGGCCCGCATCCTCAGGCAGGAGCTGTGTCCCACCACGCTAGGTCTTGGAGAGCTACCTCCCAGGAAGGGCTGCTTGTCTCCACAAGGGGAGAATGAAGACAAGGGGGCCATCACCAAGGGGAATGGGGTGCCCCCTCTGGAGGACCCAGAGAAGGAGGACAAgcctgaagaaggaaagaagggcaagaagaaaaacaagaaaaatcgaCGCCGACAGCAGGCTTCTGATAAGAAGCT AATGGCACTTGGATCTTGGaacaaaaagggaggaaaaatccaacaaaaaTTCCTGACCGTGACATTCACAATGATAGCGGTGTTACTGAGATACATTTAA